The DNA sequence tttcagaaatgtatgtgtgaaaaTAGTGAATAATTTCGCATGGCATTGTCGCACGAGCTAGCTATTCGCGACACAAGTTGGCGAGGTAGTCAATCGTCTTACACATGTTCAAGGAAgtctgaaataataaaaaacacCCCCCTTACGTCACTCCCCATATCACAGAAATAGAAAACAAAAATTTTTTTTGAAAACGAGGTTGGATGTATTTGGGCGATGCATTTGTTGATACCGGCTTTGGGTATTCTGTTTTGATGAGCGAGTGTCTCCGTTATTTctaaaacatgttatcatattcATGTTAAAGATAGttaaaaagaacacaaaacatggcACCACACGTTTCTTACCTAGTAATAGATAGACACGATACCAAGAACAATGTTTATACAACAAGCCACTACTCGTGCTCACAAACGGAGCAATTACAACACGTTCTTAAAATAGCCAGATCAGCGTATTGCACCACGAGAAGAAAACGGTGCTATACTGCTATAAAACAGACGACATCAACTGAAAAACTCAGTTGATTAACTGGCAGTGACCTTGCCCGTGTTATGAGTAGACATTATGGTGCTAAAGGCGTCCAAACACGGAGTTTACTCCGGGAATACGCTGCGAGCGTCCAATTCACGTTATAGCAGACAGTACCGCACTCACAGCTCAATAGTGAGGCGATATGTCGGGGGAACGGAGAAGAAAAAACACCAAATTGAAAAGCTGATTGAAAACTTCGATGTTCCAGATTTTAATGTTGAATTCTCACTCAACAAAAGAGAAAGGTGGGTTTTGCCTGAAGTCATCAGAAAATACATCCAGTCCGGAGACTCGGATGAAGACACTACGAAAACAGATTTATTTCTGAGGCACAAGTTGAAGCGACAATCTAACTGCATAGCCTACTACGCTGATAAAGGACATATAAAGCGACTTGTTCCGAAAGCGGGACGATATTTTAATGGGAAGGCGGTAACAAATTTCAAAACACGTCCAAAGAGAGATAAAAAGACAGTTACCGACACTGACGAAACACTTCAACCTGGTACTGATGAATCAACAGTAAGATATGAGATATTTTGTCCGTGTTCTCCCAGAAGCTCAATTGTCCATAACCCAAAGTATATCAAACCAGAGGCTAAAGACAGTGTCAGCGTCTCTGTGAATGGAGGGAGGAAGAAGAAGCGACGATCTCGTCTGACAAGGCGAGAGGTGAACGAGATATTAGATGACACTTGCGaggacttcgatgttcagagcGCCGACGACTCTGACCCTGGAGACGTGATATCTAGTGTAAACTTTACTCTGAGAGACTTCGTCAAAGCTGAACGTAAAGAGAAGCGAAAATCTCGCACGCGACGACCTAGCTACGAGGAAGACAGTGTCTGTAAGAAAGATCGTATTGTGTTTGTTGATAAAAATGTGTCGTCTGCTCGCTCAGTGACACTGAAAAATGAACAGTATTCACAGAGCGAGAATTCGCCGTCAGTCTGCCTCAAAGACCCAACAATTGTTATTCCCGTTCCTGTGAAAATTGATTCAAACGAGGCTGCCTTTGATAACCTGCAAACTGTGTACGGTCGGCGCTATATGGAGGCAAAATGTGAACCCCGCAAGTTTAGTATTGATATGACTGACAAACTTAGACATCACGTTAAAACGTCGAAATTCTTCAGGGACGTGACTTCATCATCCTTGGATCTCCATGGTTATCTTTCGTTTACAGAGGCTGAAGAATGTCCAGGCGATGCCGCTCTCAGAATCTACAAGGTTGCTCTGAACATTCCCTCACATATGAACTCAATCAAGCTGGACACAGTCGTGGAGATGGAGACCTACACACTGGAACAGCTAGAAGACAAGTGCTTGTCATACATCAATACCCTCCCAATTGATGTGTTCGTGAAGCGTGCCACCGTCAACTTCTTAGAAAAGCCCATCATGACGTTTCAGCCTGTGGGTGAGGGAAGGAGGTGGAACATGAATTTTCTCCACCCACACGAGTTCTCTGACAAAGTCTACAATCTACAAGGGACCTACAGAGAAGCTACAGAGGCTGGTTGCCCTGCCGATGTGTGCGGTATCTGCTATGAGGACATTAGGGTTTCCACTGAAATGATCGACAGACGTTCCCCTGCAACTAGTCTTGATGCCTGTGGACACTGGTTCTGTGATAGATGTTGGAGACAACATTTGGTCAACAAACTGCGATCTGGACCTTCCGCCTTCACGTGCCCTGAATATGGATGCAGTGTAGAGGCAGACTTCCCCACTCTTCTTTCGTTCCTGCACATAAGCGACATCAAGAAACACATCGAGAGGCAGATGAGTGAGAAGATCAACTGCTCCGCTCAGGCTAAGTGGTGTCCAAAACCTCAGTGTGGACGGGCCATTGTAGCAGAAGGACCTCCTATCAGGAACAGAATTATTCCTGTAGTGTGTTCCTGTGGAACAGATCTCTGTTTTACCTGCATGAAGAACGCTCACTGGCCTGCAACATGTGCCCAAGCCAAGGCGTTCCGTGAGAAGGTGATTGCATTGAAGGACTATGTGAACTTTGCCAAAGATGCCTTTCTTGATCCACTTCCCAATGTTGTTCCTGTAACTGGTAAGAGCTGTCCGAAGTGCTGTCGTTTCATCGAGAAGATATCTGGATGTCCAAACATGTCGTGTCCTTGTGGAGCTACGTTCTGTTGGACATGCGTGAAGACCATAAGGCCGTACGAGCATCACAAATGCGTTGTTGAAGAACAGAAAACTATGTTAGTTGAGGAGTATGAACATGATGCCACGGGGATCAGCAGAACTCGTTTCTACAACACTGCACTGAAACACCGTCAACTGCGACTGGCCACCAATATGTTCACACAGCACTCTCGAGTTCGAGTCTTGTCCAAACACCTGGCTGCTGAAGCATGTTCCAACAAGCAGCTAAGAAATCAGATGGGAGATCATGAATCAGATAACAAGCCTGTACTTGGTCTAGCTTCTGATTTCCTGAGGCGCATGCTCAGTGTCAAACTGGAACTTCATCACGTGATCGAAAACGTTGCCATAGCAATGGATGACATGTGTTCGGGAAGTCACCTGCGTGACCTCAGGAACATCCTGACAAGAATGGAGTCGTGTGCAGACACCATTGAAACCACTTTGGAAATTGCTCCTTCAGTGTCTGCCTCCTTTTTCGTTGAGAAACTGTTGATTTGCCGGAGGGATTCCCGGTATAATATCGCGTGTGTCGCACGGGTCATGAAGTAAACCTGTTTCAGAGACCTTGCTCCATCTGCGTGAATAACACGCCTACGTCTTTCTGTGTGACCTCAGGTTGACCTGATTCTTCACGAGTTAGCTTTGAGTTTGATTTTCGAAACAAAGAAGGCCATTTACTTGGTTGGTCAGTACGTTCGAAGGAAATTTATAATATATCACAGACTTGAAGAATTTTCAGTCAAAGTTAACTTACTCTCAGTGTTAACGTTACGTGCATACACTGGGTGTAActaaacctagtaggaggtcgcgtcactCGCCTgatataactcactcacacagtcagTCACTGATTACTCTCGGTATTTGAGTATTTCCACCATTGTTATTCATCTGCAAAGTGCCAAATAAATCGCTGTATATTTGAATAGTGTGTTTTCATCTTCTATCCTCGTCTTGAGGACTAAAGACACGTTGAAGTTGATGTTTTACGTGGGTCAAGAGtgtgctgagtgagtgagtgtatgcgTGAGTGCATGCGAGTGTGTGTTGTTTGAAACTCGTAATTTTATAATGgtatttccttaaaatattgGGAAGCGCAAGCACAATCTCCAAAACAGGCCCGGAAAATCGTCAGAAACCCACTTAATTGGACCAATGGTGAGAGTCGTTGTGTAAACAAACGCACGTGTGTGGGTTTGATTCTCTCACCGTCATTggcataatttgtattaaaaacTTGACATTAGACAGCACAGTTCTGTTAGCTACATTCTGTCTTCCTTTAATATGACGATGCATATTGTTCGTGatttttcaaacaatgacataatGTCATAAACGATTTAGTTGCTCGAGATTATTTTTATTAAAGTACCACAGTCATTACGCGCCTTGTGATTGGTTTGTCGTATTTTCGCACAAAACAAGCATTGAGCGGCGGAAGGGTCTTCTTGGAGGTTTCGGAAAGGGACGAGTGGTTACGAATGCAGTCAGGCCCTGTCTGTCTCATTGTCcataaaccacattatttcacCTTCTTAATAATGTTATCCTATATACGTAGGCCTTCAACGTAATGGTGgaattaatgaaaataatatatagCCCACTATTTTCACTTTAGAGGGGAGGTAAACATTTACAGAAGTGCGGATTCCTCATCTGCCAAAAAATCCAATCAGTCGCCCAATGACGACAACTGTACTCCAACTCAATGAGTGTCCACTTACGAATGTCCAAAACAAttacagtgacgtcacactgtCATGACGGAGAATCATGTACGTCGCCACACCGTCGTTGTAGAGTGATTTAGTATCACTTCTAAATTGTATCATCttgtattgctaaaggtggtCACGTGcagatccgggatagaactgatcttctgtaacccatgcttgtcataagaggcgaatgttcaggctcactgacttcattaacacatgtcattgtatcccacttgTGTAGATTGAGT is a window from the Haliotis asinina isolate JCU_RB_2024 chromosome 9, JCU_Hal_asi_v2, whole genome shotgun sequence genome containing:
- the LOC137296011 gene encoding uncharacterized protein, which encodes MVLKASKHGVYSGNTLRASNSRYSRQYRTHSSIVRRYVGGTEKKKHQIEKLIENFDVPDFNVEFSLNKRERWVLPEVIRKYIQSGDSDEDTTKTDLFLRHKLKRQSNCIAYYADKGHIKRLVPKAGRYFNGKAVTNFKTRPKRDKKTVTDTDETLQPGTDESTVRYEIFCPCSPRSSIVHNPKYIKPEAKDSVSVSVNGGRKKKRRSRLTRREVNEILDDTCEDFDVQSADDSDPGDVISSVNFTLRDFVKAERKEKRKSRTRRPSYEEDSVCKKDRIVFVDKNVSSARSVTLKNEQYSQSENSPSVCLKDPTIVIPVPVKIDSNEAAFDNLQTVYGRRYMEAKCEPRKFSIDMTDKLRHHVKTSKFFRDVTSSSLDLHGYLSFTEAEECPGDAALRIYKVALNIPSHMNSIKLDTVVEMETYTLEQLEDKCLSYINTLPIDVFVKRATVNFLEKPIMTFQPVGEGRRWNMNFLHPHEFSDKVYNLQGTYREATEAGCPADVCGICYEDIRVSTEMIDRRSPATSLDACGHWFCDRCWRQHLVNKLRSGPSAFTCPEYGCSVEADFPTLLSFLHISDIKKHIERQMSEKINCSAQAKWCPKPQCGRAIVAEGPPIRNRIIPVVCSCGTDLCFTCMKNAHWPATCAQAKAFREKVIALKDYVNFAKDAFLDPLPNVVPVTGKSCPKCCRFIEKISGCPNMSCPCGATFCWTCVKTIRPYEHHKCVVEEQKTMLVEEYEHDATGISRTRFYNTALKHRQLRLATNMFTQHSRVRVLSKHLAAEACSNKQLRNQMGDHESDNKPVLGLASDFLRRMLSVKLELHHVIENVAIAMDDMCSGSHLRDLRNILTRMESCADTIETTLEIAPSVSASFFVEKLLICRRDSRYNIACVARVMK